A stretch of Candidatus Dojkabacteria bacterium DNA encodes these proteins:
- a CDS encoding HemK family protein methyltransferase, which yields MTHSLSSFELVSNSSLTIFEKNLLSEYLTLNVPTTKKLNAIKTKLSKGYPVEYITGYTYFYGKKINITPDVLIPREETEILVSLVINIIKSIPQFTLIDIGTGSGAIMHSIGSALDGKNSIVAIGVDTSKPAIRVAKANTPPSSTVKYKYIHGDLFPKALTNIKGNLIITANLPYLDPLTAKVSPKTLKFEPHLALFSKHGYSHIVKLLKLLHKYNVHFRLLALEIEPGIAKNVICAAQKFFPDKMIVKETDTNRLDRFILIQ from the coding sequence GTGACCCATTCGCTTTCCTCATTTGAACTTGTAAGTAATTCATCCCTTACTATTTTTGAGAAGAATCTACTTTCTGAGTACCTGACCCTAAACGTCCCTACCACCAAAAAGCTTAACGCCATTAAAACAAAGTTATCCAAAGGTTATCCGGTTGAATATATAACCGGTTACACATATTTCTATGGAAAAAAGATAAATATTACACCAGATGTATTAATTCCAAGGGAAGAAACTGAAATCCTTGTGTCACTTGTTATTAACATAATCAAATCCATACCCCAATTTACACTGATAGATATTGGCACAGGCTCGGGGGCAATAATGCATTCAATCGGCTCTGCTCTTGACGGCAAAAACTCCATAGTCGCGATAGGAGTTGACACAAGTAAACCGGCGATCAGAGTTGCAAAAGCAAACACTCCACCCTCCTCCACTGTTAAATATAAATATATTCACGGAGATTTATTCCCAAAGGCTCTTACAAACATTAAAGGAAATCTTATTATTACCGCCAATTTACCTTATTTAGATCCTTTAACCGCAAAAGTGTCACCCAAAACCTTAAAATTTGAACCCCATTTGGCACTTTTTAGCAAACACGGTTATTCACATATTGTTAAGCTATTAAAACTCCTGCACAAATACAACGTACACTTTAGACTCTTAGCTCTTGAAATTGAACCTGGAATTGCAAAAAACGTAATATGTGCTGCGCAAAAGTTTTTCCCCGACAAAATGATCGTAAAGGAAACTGATACTAACCGGTTAGACCGATTTATATTAATACAGTAG
- the rplI gene encoding 50S ribosomal protein L9 — protein MKVVLLVDVKGLGRAGDICEVKEGYATNYLIPNKIAILGSSENLAHASSQKRKISEDRAKNQREAMELLRSINNQSIVHKVANTRGSKLKSPIKDTEILNVVEKKTGKREGVTLKFSAKYHIKEIGKHVITFAVVSTKGFNFDKEVVGEFVLDVQS, from the coding sequence ATGAAAGTTGTTCTATTAGTTGACGTTAAGGGACTTGGTAGGGCAGGAGATATTTGTGAGGTCAAAGAGGGATATGCAACAAATTACCTTATTCCGAATAAGATAGCTATCTTAGGGTCTTCCGAGAACCTTGCACATGCAAGTTCTCAAAAAAGAAAAATATCAGAGGATCGTGCAAAAAATCAAAGAGAAGCAATGGAGCTTTTAAGATCTATAAACAATCAGAGCATTGTTCATAAGGTTGCAAACACTAGAGGGAGTAAGCTTAAATCCCCAATAAAGGACACCGAGATTCTTAATGTGGTCGAGAAAAAAACCGGGAAACGAGAGGGTGTAACCTTAAAGTTTTCGGCCAAATATCACATTAAAGAAATTGGTAAACATGTAATAACCTTTGCTGTGGTTTCAACAAAGGGTTTTAATTTTGACAAAGAGGTTGTTGGCGAATTTGTACTTGATGTACAGTCCTAG
- a CDS encoding PDZ domain-containing protein encodes MEIKKNPPNKALTVLGASVLGILLITGVGIGGFILGRSSLDKKICEPLQRAKQYILTGSVEPPPEIIEVDFSIFWDAWKNLKDYYIFPEDLDGQEMVYGAIKGMVAASTDAYTEFLTPEETELYNSLTEGKYEGIGATLDMINGYVTIESPFDGSPAQAAGLQSGDIILYVDGEDIYGQTIWEVISKIKGDKGTTVVLGIYRPSIDDEFDVSIVRDEIKQPAMTYEGVTDGIAYIRISRFTDKSSVAWNALWSQILVEVEKDNPSGIIFDIRSNSGGYLDSVLFALQDLIPDGALLMKVQGRNGQINRNYKVSRTGKFTDVPIVVLVDSYSASASEIFAGALLQNNRAYIIGQPTYGKGSVWMPITDFVDGSSMHITIEQWVLPNGQIIDRNNPINPNEIIEITKEQDDAGEDPQLDRAYEYLKNL; translated from the coding sequence ATGGAGATTAAAAAGAACCCACCTAACAAAGCACTTACAGTTTTAGGAGCATCTGTTTTGGGGATACTGCTAATAACAGGGGTAGGTATAGGTGGATTTATTTTGGGAAGGTCTTCTTTAGACAAAAAAATCTGTGAGCCGTTACAACGTGCTAAGCAATATATTTTAACAGGTTCAGTAGAACCACCCCCGGAAATAATTGAGGTTGACTTCAGTATTTTCTGGGATGCTTGGAAGAATCTTAAAGATTATTATATTTTCCCCGAAGATTTAGACGGTCAGGAAATGGTTTATGGTGCAATTAAGGGTATGGTGGCCGCCAGTACCGACGCCTACACCGAATTTCTCACACCCGAGGAAACCGAATTATATAACTCGTTAACCGAGGGAAAATACGAAGGTATCGGGGCTACGCTTGATATGATAAACGGTTACGTTACGATAGAAAGTCCATTCGATGGATCACCTGCACAAGCAGCCGGGTTGCAGTCAGGTGATATTATTTTATACGTGGATGGTGAAGACATTTATGGACAAACAATTTGGGAAGTTATCTCGAAAATCAAAGGCGATAAAGGTACTACCGTTGTCCTTGGTATATATAGGCCGTCAATCGATGACGAGTTTGATGTATCCATTGTAAGGGATGAAATCAAACAACCTGCCATGACCTATGAGGGTGTTACCGATGGAATTGCCTATATAAGAATTAGTCGATTTACCGACAAGTCTTCCGTTGCATGGAATGCATTATGGTCTCAAATTCTTGTTGAAGTAGAAAAAGACAATCCAAGTGGAATAATTTTTGACATAAGAAGTAACAGCGGTGGTTATCTTGATTCGGTCTTGTTTGCATTACAGGATCTTATTCCCGATGGGGCACTTTTAATGAAAGTACAAGGTAGAAATGGTCAAATAAACAGAAATTACAAGGTTTCTCGCACGGGGAAATTTACTGATGTTCCGATTGTAGTCCTGGTTGATTCATATAGTGCTTCGGCCTCCGAGATTTTTGCAGGAGCATTGCTTCAAAACAACAGGGCTTATATTATTGGGCAGCCAACCTATGGAAAAGGTAGTGTGTGGATGCCAATTACCGATTTTGTTGACGGTTCAAGTATGCACATTACTATTGAACAGTGGGTATTACCGAATGGGCAGATAATTGACAGAAATAACCCCATAAACCCCAATGAAATTATTGAAATTACAAAGGAGCAAGATGATGCAGGGGAGGATCCTCAGCTTGATAGAGCTTACGAATACCTTAAAAACTTATAA